Proteins from a single region of Felis catus isolate Fca126 chromosome B4, F.catus_Fca126_mat1.0, whole genome shotgun sequence:
- the TMBIM4 gene encoding protein lifeguard 4, whose product MADPDPRYPCSSIEDDFNYGSCVASASVHIRMGFLRKVYSILSLQVLVTTVTSSLFLYFESIRTFVHESPALILVFALGSLGLILALTVNRHKHPLNLYLLFGFTLFEALTVAFVVSFYDIYIILQAFILTTAVFLGLTAYTLQSKRDFSKFGAGLFAVLWILCLSGILKLFFYNETVELVLAAVGALLFCGFIIYDTHSLMHRLSPEEYVLAAISLYLDVINLFLHLLRFLEAVNKK is encoded by the exons ATGGCCGACCCCGACCCCCGGTACCCCTGCTCCTCGATCGAGGATGACTTCAACTATGGCAGCTGCGTGGCCTCTGCCAGTGTGCACATCCGAATGG gcttTCTAAGAAAAGTCTACAGCATCCTTTCTCTGCAAGTGCTCGTAACTACAGTgacatcttctctttttttatactttgagTCTATACGGACATTTGTACATGAGAG tCCTGCCTTAATTTTGGTGTTTGCCCTCGGATCTTTGGGTTTGATTTTAGCATTGACTGTAAACAGACATAAGCATCCCCTTAACCTGTACCTGCTTTTTGGATTT acACTATTCGAAGCTCTGACTGTGGCCTTTGTTG tttctttctatgatatatatattattctgcAAGCATTTATACTGACTACTGCCGTATTTCTTGGTTTGACTGCATATACTCTGCAATCTAAGAGAGATTTCAGCAAATTTGGAGCAGG actGTTTGCTGTTTTGTGGATTTTGTGCTTGTCTGGAATCTTGAAG TTATTTTTCTATAACGAAACAGTGGAGTTGGTCTTGGCTGCTGTGGGAGCCCTTCTTTTCTGCGGATTCATCATCTATGACACACACTCCCTGATGCATAGGCTGTCACCTGAAGAGTATGTATTAGCTGCCATCAGCCTCTACTTGGATGTCATCAATCTATTCCTGCATCTGTTGCGGTTTTTGGAAGCAGTTAATAAAAAGTGA